AGAGGTACCTGATTAACAAAATAATTAGGGCTTTGTTGGATGCttaattttcaaagttaatcatttggttgaatttgaattattttgtgattttatttcatttaatgtgTATAGTCACTACCAAGGATTAAAAAAAAGTCCATTATAGTGAAAACAACTACGAGAATCGGTATTGAAAGGTGTCTATCGATAGTGCTTTTTACTGTTATTTCACACTACTACGATAATAATCAGCATCGCAATACTTGTATTGATTGATAGTATTTCTATGGCATCCGGTGCAGGGAAGCACGAAAAACAATAAATGAATTTGTCACGACAGTGATGTAGACGTGTCTATAGCAAAAGTGGTGTAAATCCTACGGATAAAACATAAGGTTTTGCATATAGGTTTTGTTATTGGGCGTGAGTGAATATAAGGTTTTGATAGAGCTGAATCAAAAGGTTTTGCGAATAGGTTTTGTTATTTGGAGTGAGAAAAGTCGTGAGTGGAATTTTGGGAAAAATAACGTGCGCGAAAATGAAATGTTTCcgccttttttatttattttattatatgaaaTTCAAGAATAGCGTTTATTTAAAAACGCTACCGTAAAGTAGTAAAAATTGAagaatattttttagataaagaATATTAATAGCATTTGACAGGAAGTGCTATCttagtgaaaaataataatagcgTTTCATAGAAAATGCTATATTAGTGAAGTTTAATAAtagcatttttttaaaaagtgctATTGAAATCATGTTGTCAGCATTCTATAATAGCGCTTGGCCATAAAGTGCTATTATatatctttttttcctttttcatagcactttctttaaaagtgctattaaatatgGTGATACAGAAtatcaattttggcgtagtgtatatatatatatatatatatatatatatatatatatatatatatatatatatatatatatatatacttccaTCATAAAAACACATACAtagaaaatttataaattttatgtgTACCTTAAAGACAACTTTGGTGTAGACTTCGAAGGTTTCCTTCAAAATATCCAAGTTTTCTTCTAAGATTTTGTCGTCTATGATTCAATTGttatatcaaaaataaaaaagaaaacaaacattaGAACATACATTAAATCAGTAAGAGTGTATTGTATTGTTGAGAGGAAGTAGAGGAGAATTTTTACTTGCAAAATTCTAGTATTGTTGAGAAGTGCAAAATGATAGTGTTAAGAAGTTGAGAGGAAGAGGATTGAGATTTTTTTTGGTTAGAAATAGAGGAGAGAaacaaaaattatgagagatgGGTTTGAAATATGGATATATTTATTAAAGGGAGATGAGATATTGGTGGAACGGTCGGATATTAATGAGGTCAAAATTCAGCGAGGGGAAGCTCCTTGGAAATAAAACGGTTAAAACATGCGTGGGGGGACCCCTCGCTAATGGTCATCTTAAAATTTGGAACTGCACACGCAGTTTCCAGCAATAGTTGATAAGACAATGTTGTCTATTTACCGAGGGGTTTCCCCTTGCTAAAATCAGTGCCAATATTTCCTTGGGGTTGCCCCTCGCTGAGTGTAGCGTTAACTGTCAAATAAAACCACATTTTAGCGCCACTTTTCTTTGGCTTGAGGTAGCCCCTCGCAatgcatattttcaaaaaatcaaaatttccctCTGCTACTGGAGCATCTGGGGGAATGGTGATAATGTGGAAGCAAAATACTATAGTTATGAACAATGGTTTCTCAGGTACAAGTTATGTGGGGGTGAATGGCTGCTGGAAGGGAAAGGattacgttttcggaaatgtctATGCGTCTTGCAATTCAGCTTTGAGGAATGTTCTCTGGAATGACTTGGTGGATAGAAAAAGGAGAAATGGAGGAGTTGTGCGGTGCATAGGATGCGACTTCAATGAGGTTAGACACTAGTGTTGATAAAAGAGCAAGGAACATGGCTAGATCCAGAGGATTCATTCTGGACATGAATTTAGTGGACGTCCCTTGTGTAGGAGGAAGATTCTCGTGGTTTAATGGTAAAGGAAATGCTATGAGCAGGCTGGATCTCTTCTTATTGTCACAGAAGCTAATAGATGAATGGGGAGTTATTAATCAAAGAATTGGATTAAGAGACGTATCGGACCACTTCCCCATCACAATCAACACAAGCAACATCAACTGGGGACCAAACTCGTTTCGTTTCAATAATATGTGGCTCAGACATGACAACTTCTCTCCTTTTGTCAAAGATGAGTGGGAGAAGATAAGCATGGCTGGAAGAGGCGACTTTGTCCTATATGAAAAACTGAAAAGATTAAAATCCATTTTGAGAGGCTGGAATTGCGACGGCTTTGGTTGGGTGGATTTAAGAGTGAATGAGAAAGTAAAGGAGTTGAATGATTTAGATGGCAACCTAGTGGAGAACCATGGAGACAACATTGATGAGCTGGCTAAAGTTAGAAGCAACATGATGGGGGATTTGTGGAAAACTCTTAATATCAAGGAAGGAATGCTGCGCCCAAAATCAAGACAAAGGTAGTTGCAAGAGGGTGACAGAAACACGTCTTTCTTTTGTAATGCTATGAAGGACAAGTGTAGGAGGAATGCCATAACGGTGGTGGAAAATGGTAATGGGTGGATAAAGGATCCGGCGGGCATTAAAGAAAAGGTTATGGAACACTTTTCTAATTTTTTCAAAGAATCTAACAGAAATAGACTGATCCCGGAGGGACTCTCCCTCCATTCCCTTAGTGCTACTGATGCGGCAAGCCTGGAAAGAGATTTCACAGAGGAAGAGATAAGACAAGTTGTTTAGTCATGTGACGGAAACAAGAGCAAAGGTCCAAACGGATATACGCTCAAATTTTTCAAGAAGAACTGGGATGTGATTAAGGTAGAATTATCAAACTTCATGAAGGACTTTCACAAGTATGGAACTCTCACAAAAGCGTGCACAACTTCCTTCATAGCCCTTATACCAAAGAGAGCGAACCCCCATGATTTTTCAGAATATAGGCCTATATGCCTCATTGGGAGCTTATAAAAAATCCTATCGAAAGTTCTAGCAGCAAGGTTGAAATAGGTTATTGGATCTTTGGTGTCAGAGAATCAATCCTCCTTTATTCCGAGAAGAAACACAATGGATGGGGTGCTTGTAATCAACGAAATAATAGACATGACTAGAAGAGAAAATAGAGGATGTATGATCTtaaaagtggattttgaaaaatattatgacTCCATAAGTTGGAACTTTATGAGATATGTTATGAAGAACATGGGCTTTGgggaaaaatggaaaaaatggTTGGAAGCAAGTGTTTTCAGCAGCACCATGTCTATAATTGTAAATGGTAGCATTATAAAAGACTTCAAAGTTGAGCGAGGATTACGAAAAGGGGACCCTCTATCTCCTTTCATATTTGTGCTGGCTACAGAAGTATTAACAAGACTCACATATAAAGCTCTGGAGATAGGTGAATTTCACGGTTTCCGCTTTAATGCCTACGAGGAGGTGAGTATTATGCAGCATGCAGACGATACAATACTAGCGGCAGATGGAAATAGTGACAATTTGTGGAGTATGAAAACTATCCTTCGCGGCTTTGAAGTAGTATCCGGTCTCAAAGTGAACTTTCACAAAAGCAAGCTCTACGAAATTGGCGTGGGAGATTGGTTGATGTAAGCGGCGTCGAATTTTTTTGCTTGTGACATAGAGGAGATGCCTTTTAAGTTCCTAGGAGTTAAGAAGGGAGGAAATCCAAGGAATTCAGGAATGTGGGGAGACATCATATCTCACGTAAAAAAGAAACTGGAGGCTTGGAGGGGAAGAAGGCTTTCTCATGCGGAAAGGGTGGTGATGATCAATTCAGTTCTGAATGCAATTCCAATATACACGTTATCCTTTTAAAGAGCGCCCAAAAAATTATTGCAAAGACTGTGTCAATTACAAGGAAACCTTTTTATGGATCAAGAAGGAAAACTCCAGAGCGATTCACTAGGCCAGTTGGAAAACAGTTTGTAAGACAAAAGATCAAGGAGGACTGGGAGTGAAGGATATTGAAATCATGAACATGGCTTTGTTAAATAAGTGGAAATGGAGGATTCTTAAAGAATCAGACAAACTATGGGTAAATATACTTAATAGACGTTACGGCAACATCAAGGTCAAGGTCCAGGTGGGTGATGCTTCAATCTTAACTAGCAGAGACTCTATATGATGGAGAGATCTTATAAATTGCGAGTGCGATCTTCTGGCTGGTTTTCGTAATTTTGCAGGCACAATTAATGTTTCAGTCGGAAATGGAGCCTATCATACCTCGATACAGTtttacatcaacctctttacctttctcatctttgtctaggttagtgtttgttgccataggtgtgttgaTCTCttttgcctcactcattccaaatctcttgagcagctctgtacaatatttcgtttgactcacaaacgttccatgactgagttgcttgatttgtaggccaaggaagaagtttagttcacccatgagactcatctcaaattcactctgcataagcttagagaaatctttgacaagttttgcattagtcgatccaaatataatatcatctacatatacttgtactaagagaacatctttatccTTTCGTTTAATAaaaagagtagtgtcaactttacctctagagtacccttgactaagaagaaatttactcaatctttcgtaccaagcccgaggggcttgtttaagaccataaagagcacgtttcagcttataaacatgagtaggatacatgtaattctcaaagctgggtggctgagcaacatagacttcttcatttatgtagccatttagaaaggcacttttaacatccatttggaatagtttgaagtcttttgaactaGCATAGGCAAGCAAGAGACGAattgcttcgagacgtgctacaagagcgtacgtctcttcataatcaataccttcctcttgattataacctttggcaactaatctagccttgtttctagtaataacgccgttttcatcaagtttgttacgaaaaacccatctagtgccgattacttgatgatctcccggatgagggactaaatcccaaacatcattccgtttaaattggtttaattcttcttgcatggccattagccaatgctcatcaagtaatgcgtccttagcgtttttcggctcaacttgtgaaacaaaagcaaaatgatgacagaagttacttatccttgatcGTGTTGTAACGCcttttgagatgtctcctattatattgtcaattggatgatcttttacatttgtccaAGCCTTTGGAAGTTCTTCATTATTAGAGATGCTTTCCTCTTTAtgttcatcatgagactcatctttctctttctcagcatctttctttacaatactttcattttcgtcttccttatctcggacaatgtcttcagtggatggacctgcaccattaaacgaaagacctttctcgacatattttgtataagattcatcaaaagatacGTGTAccgactcttctactataagcaatctcttattatatacccgatatgctttgctagattgtgagtaaccaaggaaaatgccctcatcagctttagcatcgaattttccaagattatccttaccattgttcaagacaaaacacttgcaaccaaatacatggagatgagatacatttggttttctaccttttagtaattcatagggagttttgttcagtataggacgtattattatcctattcagaacataacatgcggtgctgatcgcgtcagcccagaaatacttaggtagattgctctcattcagcattgttcttgccagctcctctagaacccgatttttacgttcaacaactccgttttgttgtggtgttctaggagctgaaaagttatgctgaattccatgtttatcacagtatttttcaaaaaggtagttttcaaactctccaccgtgatcacttcgaattgcaactattttgttgttcattttattttgatataatcttgcaaattgtgtgaaagctggaaaggtttgatccttactaggtaaaaagattgtccagcaaaatctagagtaatcatcaacaatgacaaaaccatagatgtttccacctatgcttttagtccttgaagggccaaagagatccatgtgaagtagttcaagagggcgtgatgttgaaaccacgttctttggtttaaaagagatttttgtttgttttcccttttgacaagcatcacatagatgatcttttgaaaacttcattttaggtaggccaattactaaatcttttgagacaactttatttagtaagtcaaaatttatgtgggcgagacgtctatgccacagccatgagtcttcgcctagagcgatTAGACATTTGGTACTGGACTTAGATacttcatccaagtttagcatgtaaatATTGTTCACTCTTAAGcctttaaacataatgtctcttttcttagcatgttctattgtgcaaccagaatttgtaaacagaactttaaaatctttgtcacacaattgacttatacttaaaagattatgtttaaggccttctactagcagcacatcagttatagtagtattggaagggttacctacacttcctttaccgagtatggctccccgattgttgtctccataggtgacaaacccctttttctttgcttgaaactcaacgaaaagagatatgtctcccgtcatgtgtcttgaacatccgctatcaaggaaccacaacctttcggcaatatCAAGACAtttttcagctttctttttcttgtgttgatgagccatgagacaTAAATTTGCtgcttcttcttcatcgcttgatgagctctcactagatgaatcactttcctatgctatgtaggctcttttagatttgttatgacctttgctttggttcttctctttttccttcttaaggtatggacaatccggtttgtaatgaccggctttcccacaattaaagcacagccctttgatttttcctttgttgttgtcatcttgtttgaacttggttgattgctttctatagttgatcaatcctttgttagaatgctttgctccatttttatttagatatttgttgtatcttcgcacaaagaGTCCCATATCTTcttcatcggagtcttcatcatcacttgtatcactatcctctagctcttgtattgaggtcttggagcttgaagcttttagagctattgacttcttctctacctccttttccatgttcttttctttctttgcccttttctcatgcatgtcaaggcatttaaggtgttgttcatgttcctctagtttaccaaaaagagtggtaatatctaaagtgttgagatcatttgcttcctttattgctgtaactttgggttgccattccctgttcaaacatcttaagattttgttagtagcaactgcattggaaacaggtctaccaagagaatttaaccgatttttcaggtgaacgaatcttttctgcatgctttcgatggtttcaccatcttccatgtggaatagttcgaactcttgagttagcgtattgatcctagctagtttgacatcatcagttccctcgtgggcaacttgcaatgtgtcccacatagctttagcggatctacaatgggaaacgcgatagtattcatcaactcctagagctgagattagaatgtttctcgctttccaatcgtatgcatatttcttttcatcttcagcattccaagtattttctggttttggaacaactgcaccagcttcatttgtcatagtgatctgaaatggaccattgacaatagctgtccagatgttcctatcaattgcattgatatggacacacatacaatccttccaatagtcgtagttttcgccgttgaaaactggagctctattatgagcccctttaggtccggaagccatctttccaataagtgtttcacgtagcacggaattaaccaagctcttgatgccacttgttagacgctggcctaa
The Vicia villosa cultivar HV-30 ecotype Madison, WI linkage group LG6, Vvil1.0, whole genome shotgun sequence genome window above contains:
- the LOC131614440 gene encoding uncharacterized protein LOC131614440, whose protein sequence is MRLDTSVDKRARNMARSRGFILDMNLVDVPCVGGRFSWFNGKGNAMSRLDLFLLSQKLIDEWGVINQRIGLRDVSDHFPITINTSNINWGPNSFRFNNMWLRHDNFSPFVKDEWEKISMAGRGDFVLYEKLKRLKSILRGWNCDGFGWVDLRVNEKVKELNDLDGNLVENHGDNIDELAKVRSNMMGDLWKTLNIKEGMLRPKSRQR
- the LOC131614441 gene encoding uncharacterized mitochondrial protein AtMg01250-like, which codes for MDGVLVINEIIDMTRRENRGCMILKVDFEKYYDSISWNFMRYVMKNMGFGEKWKKWLEASVFSSTMSIIVNGSIIKDFKVERGLRKGDPLSPFIFVLATEVLTRLTYKALEIGEFHGFRFNAYEEVSIMQHADDTILAADGNSDNLWSMKTILRGFEVVSGLKVNFHKSKLYEIGVGDWLM